Proteins encoded within one genomic window of Theobroma cacao cultivar B97-61/B2 chromosome 7, Criollo_cocoa_genome_V2, whole genome shotgun sequence:
- the LOC18593693 gene encoding formin-like protein 5 isoform X1 — MILMIQGQMGVIRTNFLWFLVILLCVPLAVSLDYRRSGEEAFLNQLVDPATGEIDENLAELLWTSCRQELNDLKDAFEDPELHLLEETPSTSNDIDRKGHSLAKENIQKLNNVLHPQIKQAISDCIRKNNLLLHISGEDSGFTTWYTRYYESLFRMPDVPRRILATQGIAVAPSSNLGPSPSPSPSSAPAPAPSPDFSPDPLQSSASSPSPLPTPSHHAAPPENDILDNLSPANRHSEEKGTDNSKTIIVACVVTAVVTFVVAALFFVLCCRRGSGAKQNDERPLLSLSLSEYSGGSSHAYAFGSIKEQKLGHQSFGNESSLHKKASTNGNVYIESDALQISLDGKSSSGAVAGAAKASPESSDTSGNTNSLLPLPPGRVGTVPPGMPPLKPPPGRADPLPPEPPAPIRDSPPPPPPVPSRASPPPPPAPPPFMKPASANVGARPPGPPPPPVPPGTKPGPHPPPPPNSGLAPPRPPPPMPLGSKMPRPPSGPQRTFNAISGEGSGSEGDANAPKAKLKPFFWDKVAANPDHSMVWNQIKSGSFQFNEEMIETLFGYASVDKNKNDKKKEPSTQDPVAQYIQILDPKKAQNLAILLRALNVTTEEVCDALREGNELPVELLQTLLKMAPTADEELKLRLFNGELSQLGPAERFLKVLVDIPFAFKRMEALLFMCSLNEEVIVTRESFETLEVACKELRSSRLFLKLLEAVLKTGNRMNDGTFRGGAQAFKLDTLLKLSDVKGVDGKTTLLHFVVQEIIRTEGLRAARVARESKSFNSIKSDDLLEDVSPDTEEHYRSLGLQVVSRLSGELENVKKAAVLDAENLTGTVAKLGHAILKTRDFLNSEMKSTEEESGFRETLKSFVQNAEVDVMSLLEEEKRIMALVKSTGDYFHGNAQKDEGLRLFAIVRDFLIILDKVCKEVRDAPRKPAKAQTKPVSNASSSSESRFEPPSSDPRQKLFPAIAERRMDDSSSSSDDES; from the exons ATGATACTGATGATACAAGGACAAATGGGTGTCATAAGAACAAATTTTTTGTGGTTTTTGGTAATTCTGCTTTGTGTACCATTGGCTGTCAGCTTAGATTACAGGAGGTCTGGAGAAGAagcatttcttaaccaattagtAGATCCAGCAACTGGGGAGATTGATGAAAATCTG GCTGAGTTGTTATGGACAAGTTGCAGACAAGAGTTGAATGATTTGAAGGATGCTTTTGAAGATCCTGAGTTGCACCTCTTGGAGGAAACACCCAGTACAAGCAATGATATTGATAGAAAAGGTCACTCATTAGCAAAAGAAAACATTCAGAAATTGAATAATGTTCTCCATCCCCAGATAAAGCAAGCTATTTCTGACTGCATAAGAAAGAATAATCTTCTATTACACATATCTGGAGAAGATAGTGGCTTTACGACTTGGTACACCAGATATTATGAGTCATTGTTCCGCATGCCTGATGTTCCTAGAAGGATTTTGGCTACTCAGGGCATTGCAGTAGCCCCTTCCTCAAACTTAGGCCCATCCCCATCCCCATCCCCATCCTCAGCCCCAGCCCCAGCCCCTTCTCCTGATTTCAGTCCAGATCCATTGCAAAGTTCAGCATCTTCACCCTCTCCACTTCCTACACCTTCTCACCATGCTGCACCTCCAGAAAATGATATTCTGGACAATTTAAGTCCAGCCAATAGACATTCAGAAGAGAAAGGGACTGATAACAGTAAAACAATTATTGTTGCTTGTGTTGTGACTGCTGTAGTAACATTTGTTGTTGCAGCGTTGTTCTTCGTTTTATGCTGTCGTAGAGGTTCTGGAGCTAAACAAAATGATGAGAGGCCTCTTCTCAGTTTAAGCTTAAGTGAATACTCTGGTG gttCTTCTCATGCATATGCTTTTGGATCTATTAAAGAACAAAAGCTTGGTCACCAATCATTTGGTAATGAATCAAGCTTACATAAAAAAGCTTCAACTAATGGCAATGTTTACATTGAATCTGATGCTCTACAAATCTCCCTGGATGGAAAGTCATCATCTGGAGCTGTTGCTGGTGCTGCGAAAGCCTCACCTGAATCTTCTGATACATCAGGCAATACTAATTCACTGCTACCACTGCCTCCAGGAAGGGTGGGTACTGTCCCACCTGGAATGCCTCCTTTGAAGCCTCCTCCTGGCAGAGCAGATCCTCTTCCTCCTGAACCTCCTGCGCCAATTAGGGACAgtcctcctccaccacctccTGTCCCAAGTAGGGCCAGTCCTCCACCACCTCCTGCTCCACCTCCCTTTATGAAACCTGCTTCTGCCAATGTAGGTGCCCGGCCTCCTGGACCTCCACCACCACCTGTACCTCCTGGCACCAAACCAGGTCCTCACCCCCCTCCTCCTCCAAATAGTGGTCTTGCTCCTCCTAGGCCACCTCCACCAATGCCCTTAGGTTCCAAGATGCCTCGACCACCAAGTGGACCACAACGAACATTTAATGCTATCTCTGGTGAGGGATCTGGCTCAGAGGGTGATGCCAACGCTCCTAAAGCCAAACTAAAGCCATTTTTCTGGGATAAAGTTGCAGCTAACCCTGATCATTCAATGGTCTGGAATCAGATTAAATCCGGATCATTCCA GTTCAATGAGGAGATGATAGAAACTCTGTTTGGGTATGCATCTGTtgacaagaataaaaatgataaaaagaaagagcCCTCTACACAGGATCCCGTGGCTCAGTATATTCAAATCCTTGATCCCAAGAAAGCACAAAATTTAGCAATCCTTTTGCGGGCATTGAATGTGACCACTGAAGAAGTTTGTGATGCACTTCGTGAAG GAAATGAGCTCCCTGTTGAACTCCTTCAAACTTTATTGAAGATGGCGCCAACAGCAGATGAAGAACTCAAACTTAGACTGTTCAATGGTGAACTTTCTCAACTTGGTCCCGCTGAGCGGTTCCTGAAAGTCTTGGTTGACATCCCATTTGCTTTTAAACGAATGGAAGCGCTGCTTTTTATGTGCTCTCTTAATGAGGAGGTTATTGTCACTAGAGAGTCCTTTGAAACATTAGAG GTTGCTTGCAAGGAACTCAGAAGTAGTCGCCTATTCCTCAAGCTTTTAGAAGCTGTTCTTAAAACCGGAAATCGCATGAATGATGGGACATTCCGTGGTGGTGCACAAGCTTTCAAACTTGACACACTTTTGAAGTTATCAGATGTTAAAGGAGTAGATGGCAAGACCACACTATTGCACTTTGTTGTCCAAGAAATAATACGCACTGAAGGTTTAAGAGCTGCCCGTGTTGCAAGGGAGAGCAAAAGTTTTAACAGCATCAAATCTGATGATCTTCTTGAGGACGTTTCACCTGATACGGAAGAGCACTACCGCAGCCTTGGTCTTCAGGTGGTTTCCCGTCTGAGTGGTGAACTTGAAAATGTCAAGAAAGCAGCAGTTCTTGATGCTGAAAACTTAACAGGAACTGTTGCCAAACTTGGCCATGCAATCCTAAAAACACGGGATTTCTTGAACTCAGAGATGAAGAGTACAGAGGAAGAAAGTGGTTTTCGTGAAACATTAAAGAGTTTTGTGCAGAATGCTGAGGTTGATGTCATGTCGTTGCTcgaggaagaaaagagaataatgGCTTTGGTGAAGAGCACTGGCGATTATTTTCATGGAAATGCACAGAAGGATGAGGGCTTACGCTTGTTTGCCATTGTACGAgattttttgataattttagaTAAGGTGTGCAAAGAGGTTAGAGATGCCCCAAGGAAGCCAGCAAAAGCACAGACAAAACCCGTGTCCAATGCATCATCTTCCTCTGAGTCTCGTTTTGAACCACCTTCTTCTGATCCTCGTCAGAAGCTTTTTCCTGCAATTGCTGAGAGAAGGATGGACGATTCTAGTTCTAGTTCAGATGACGAGAGTTAA
- the LOC18593693 gene encoding formin-like protein 5 isoform X3, with translation MILMIQGQMGVIRTNFLWFLVILLCVPLAVSLDYRRSGEEAFLNQLVDPATGEIDENLAELLWTSCRQELNDLKDAFEDPELHLLEETPSTSNDIDRKGHSLAKENIQKLNNVLHPQIKQAISDCIRKNNLLLHISGEDSGFTTWYTRYYESLFRMPDVPRRILATQGIAVAPSSNLGPSPSPSPSSAPAPAPSPDFSPDPLQSSASSPSPLPTPSHHAAPPENDILDNLSPANRHSEEKGTDNSKTIIVACVVTAVVTFVVAALFFVLCCRRGSGAKQNDERPLLSLSLSSSHAYAFGSIKEQKLGHQSFGNESSLHKKASTNGNVYIESDALQISLDGKSSSGAVAGAAKASPESSDTSGNTNSLLPLPPGRVGTVPPGMPPLKPPPGRADPLPPEPPAPIRDSPPPPPPVPSRASPPPPPAPPPFMKPASANVGARPPGPPPPPVPPGTKPGPHPPPPPNSGLAPPRPPPPMPLGSKMPRPPSGPQRTFNAISGEGSGSEGDANAPKAKLKPFFWDKVAANPDHSMVWNQIKSGSFQFNEEMIETLFGYASVDKNKNDKKKEPSTQDPVAQYIQILDPKKAQNLAILLRALNVTTEEVCDALREGNELPVELLQTLLKMAPTADEELKLRLFNGELSQLGPAERFLKVLVDIPFAFKRMEALLFMCSLNEEVIVTRESFETLEVACKELRSSRLFLKLLEAVLKTGNRMNDGTFRGGAQAFKLDTLLKLSDVKGVDGKTTLLHFVVQEIIRTEGLRAARVARESKSFNSIKSDDLLEDVSPDTEEHYRSLGLQVVSRLSGELENVKKAAVLDAENLTGTVAKLGHAILKTRDFLNSEMKSTEEESGFRETLKSFVQNAEVDVMSLLEEEKRIMALVKSTGDYFHGNAQKDEGLRLFAIVRDFLIILDKVCKEVRDAPRKPAKAQTKPVSNASSSSESRFEPPSSDPRQKLFPAIAERRMDDSSSSSDDES, from the exons ATGATACTGATGATACAAGGACAAATGGGTGTCATAAGAACAAATTTTTTGTGGTTTTTGGTAATTCTGCTTTGTGTACCATTGGCTGTCAGCTTAGATTACAGGAGGTCTGGAGAAGAagcatttcttaaccaattagtAGATCCAGCAACTGGGGAGATTGATGAAAATCTG GCTGAGTTGTTATGGACAAGTTGCAGACAAGAGTTGAATGATTTGAAGGATGCTTTTGAAGATCCTGAGTTGCACCTCTTGGAGGAAACACCCAGTACAAGCAATGATATTGATAGAAAAGGTCACTCATTAGCAAAAGAAAACATTCAGAAATTGAATAATGTTCTCCATCCCCAGATAAAGCAAGCTATTTCTGACTGCATAAGAAAGAATAATCTTCTATTACACATATCTGGAGAAGATAGTGGCTTTACGACTTGGTACACCAGATATTATGAGTCATTGTTCCGCATGCCTGATGTTCCTAGAAGGATTTTGGCTACTCAGGGCATTGCAGTAGCCCCTTCCTCAAACTTAGGCCCATCCCCATCCCCATCCCCATCCTCAGCCCCAGCCCCAGCCCCTTCTCCTGATTTCAGTCCAGATCCATTGCAAAGTTCAGCATCTTCACCCTCTCCACTTCCTACACCTTCTCACCATGCTGCACCTCCAGAAAATGATATTCTGGACAATTTAAGTCCAGCCAATAGACATTCAGAAGAGAAAGGGACTGATAACAGTAAAACAATTATTGTTGCTTGTGTTGTGACTGCTGTAGTAACATTTGTTGTTGCAGCGTTGTTCTTCGTTTTATGCTGTCGTAGAGGTTCTGGAGCTAAACAAAATGATGAGAGGCCTCTTCTCAGTTTAAGCTTAA gttCTTCTCATGCATATGCTTTTGGATCTATTAAAGAACAAAAGCTTGGTCACCAATCATTTGGTAATGAATCAAGCTTACATAAAAAAGCTTCAACTAATGGCAATGTTTACATTGAATCTGATGCTCTACAAATCTCCCTGGATGGAAAGTCATCATCTGGAGCTGTTGCTGGTGCTGCGAAAGCCTCACCTGAATCTTCTGATACATCAGGCAATACTAATTCACTGCTACCACTGCCTCCAGGAAGGGTGGGTACTGTCCCACCTGGAATGCCTCCTTTGAAGCCTCCTCCTGGCAGAGCAGATCCTCTTCCTCCTGAACCTCCTGCGCCAATTAGGGACAgtcctcctccaccacctccTGTCCCAAGTAGGGCCAGTCCTCCACCACCTCCTGCTCCACCTCCCTTTATGAAACCTGCTTCTGCCAATGTAGGTGCCCGGCCTCCTGGACCTCCACCACCACCTGTACCTCCTGGCACCAAACCAGGTCCTCACCCCCCTCCTCCTCCAAATAGTGGTCTTGCTCCTCCTAGGCCACCTCCACCAATGCCCTTAGGTTCCAAGATGCCTCGACCACCAAGTGGACCACAACGAACATTTAATGCTATCTCTGGTGAGGGATCTGGCTCAGAGGGTGATGCCAACGCTCCTAAAGCCAAACTAAAGCCATTTTTCTGGGATAAAGTTGCAGCTAACCCTGATCATTCAATGGTCTGGAATCAGATTAAATCCGGATCATTCCA GTTCAATGAGGAGATGATAGAAACTCTGTTTGGGTATGCATCTGTtgacaagaataaaaatgataaaaagaaagagcCCTCTACACAGGATCCCGTGGCTCAGTATATTCAAATCCTTGATCCCAAGAAAGCACAAAATTTAGCAATCCTTTTGCGGGCATTGAATGTGACCACTGAAGAAGTTTGTGATGCACTTCGTGAAG GAAATGAGCTCCCTGTTGAACTCCTTCAAACTTTATTGAAGATGGCGCCAACAGCAGATGAAGAACTCAAACTTAGACTGTTCAATGGTGAACTTTCTCAACTTGGTCCCGCTGAGCGGTTCCTGAAAGTCTTGGTTGACATCCCATTTGCTTTTAAACGAATGGAAGCGCTGCTTTTTATGTGCTCTCTTAATGAGGAGGTTATTGTCACTAGAGAGTCCTTTGAAACATTAGAG GTTGCTTGCAAGGAACTCAGAAGTAGTCGCCTATTCCTCAAGCTTTTAGAAGCTGTTCTTAAAACCGGAAATCGCATGAATGATGGGACATTCCGTGGTGGTGCACAAGCTTTCAAACTTGACACACTTTTGAAGTTATCAGATGTTAAAGGAGTAGATGGCAAGACCACACTATTGCACTTTGTTGTCCAAGAAATAATACGCACTGAAGGTTTAAGAGCTGCCCGTGTTGCAAGGGAGAGCAAAAGTTTTAACAGCATCAAATCTGATGATCTTCTTGAGGACGTTTCACCTGATACGGAAGAGCACTACCGCAGCCTTGGTCTTCAGGTGGTTTCCCGTCTGAGTGGTGAACTTGAAAATGTCAAGAAAGCAGCAGTTCTTGATGCTGAAAACTTAACAGGAACTGTTGCCAAACTTGGCCATGCAATCCTAAAAACACGGGATTTCTTGAACTCAGAGATGAAGAGTACAGAGGAAGAAAGTGGTTTTCGTGAAACATTAAAGAGTTTTGTGCAGAATGCTGAGGTTGATGTCATGTCGTTGCTcgaggaagaaaagagaataatgGCTTTGGTGAAGAGCACTGGCGATTATTTTCATGGAAATGCACAGAAGGATGAGGGCTTACGCTTGTTTGCCATTGTACGAgattttttgataattttagaTAAGGTGTGCAAAGAGGTTAGAGATGCCCCAAGGAAGCCAGCAAAAGCACAGACAAAACCCGTGTCCAATGCATCATCTTCCTCTGAGTCTCGTTTTGAACCACCTTCTTCTGATCCTCGTCAGAAGCTTTTTCCTGCAATTGCTGAGAGAAGGATGGACGATTCTAGTTCTAGTTCAGATGACGAGAGTTAA
- the LOC18593693 gene encoding formin-like protein 5 isoform X2 produces the protein MILMIQGQMGVIRTNFLWFLVILLCVPLAVSLDYRRSGEEAFLNQLVDPATGEIDENLAELLWTSCRQELNDLKDAFEDPELHLLEETPSTSNDIDRKGHSLAKENIQKLNNVLHPQIKQAISDCIRKNNLLLHISGEDSGFTTWYTRYYESLFRMPDVPRRILATQGIAVAPSSNLGPSPSPSPSSAPAPAPSPDFSPDPLQSSASSPSPLPTPSHHAAPPENDILDNLSPANRHSEEKGTDNSKTIIVACVVTAVVTFVVAALFFVLCCRRGSGAKQNDERPLLSLSLSEYSGSSHAYAFGSIKEQKLGHQSFGNESSLHKKASTNGNVYIESDALQISLDGKSSSGAVAGAAKASPESSDTSGNTNSLLPLPPGRVGTVPPGMPPLKPPPGRADPLPPEPPAPIRDSPPPPPPVPSRASPPPPPAPPPFMKPASANVGARPPGPPPPPVPPGTKPGPHPPPPPNSGLAPPRPPPPMPLGSKMPRPPSGPQRTFNAISGEGSGSEGDANAPKAKLKPFFWDKVAANPDHSMVWNQIKSGSFQFNEEMIETLFGYASVDKNKNDKKKEPSTQDPVAQYIQILDPKKAQNLAILLRALNVTTEEVCDALREGNELPVELLQTLLKMAPTADEELKLRLFNGELSQLGPAERFLKVLVDIPFAFKRMEALLFMCSLNEEVIVTRESFETLEVACKELRSSRLFLKLLEAVLKTGNRMNDGTFRGGAQAFKLDTLLKLSDVKGVDGKTTLLHFVVQEIIRTEGLRAARVARESKSFNSIKSDDLLEDVSPDTEEHYRSLGLQVVSRLSGELENVKKAAVLDAENLTGTVAKLGHAILKTRDFLNSEMKSTEEESGFRETLKSFVQNAEVDVMSLLEEEKRIMALVKSTGDYFHGNAQKDEGLRLFAIVRDFLIILDKVCKEVRDAPRKPAKAQTKPVSNASSSSESRFEPPSSDPRQKLFPAIAERRMDDSSSSSDDES, from the exons ATGATACTGATGATACAAGGACAAATGGGTGTCATAAGAACAAATTTTTTGTGGTTTTTGGTAATTCTGCTTTGTGTACCATTGGCTGTCAGCTTAGATTACAGGAGGTCTGGAGAAGAagcatttcttaaccaattagtAGATCCAGCAACTGGGGAGATTGATGAAAATCTG GCTGAGTTGTTATGGACAAGTTGCAGACAAGAGTTGAATGATTTGAAGGATGCTTTTGAAGATCCTGAGTTGCACCTCTTGGAGGAAACACCCAGTACAAGCAATGATATTGATAGAAAAGGTCACTCATTAGCAAAAGAAAACATTCAGAAATTGAATAATGTTCTCCATCCCCAGATAAAGCAAGCTATTTCTGACTGCATAAGAAAGAATAATCTTCTATTACACATATCTGGAGAAGATAGTGGCTTTACGACTTGGTACACCAGATATTATGAGTCATTGTTCCGCATGCCTGATGTTCCTAGAAGGATTTTGGCTACTCAGGGCATTGCAGTAGCCCCTTCCTCAAACTTAGGCCCATCCCCATCCCCATCCCCATCCTCAGCCCCAGCCCCAGCCCCTTCTCCTGATTTCAGTCCAGATCCATTGCAAAGTTCAGCATCTTCACCCTCTCCACTTCCTACACCTTCTCACCATGCTGCACCTCCAGAAAATGATATTCTGGACAATTTAAGTCCAGCCAATAGACATTCAGAAGAGAAAGGGACTGATAACAGTAAAACAATTATTGTTGCTTGTGTTGTGACTGCTGTAGTAACATTTGTTGTTGCAGCGTTGTTCTTCGTTTTATGCTGTCGTAGAGGTTCTGGAGCTAAACAAAATGATGAGAGGCCTCTTCTCAGTTTAAGCTTAAGTGAATACTCTG gttCTTCTCATGCATATGCTTTTGGATCTATTAAAGAACAAAAGCTTGGTCACCAATCATTTGGTAATGAATCAAGCTTACATAAAAAAGCTTCAACTAATGGCAATGTTTACATTGAATCTGATGCTCTACAAATCTCCCTGGATGGAAAGTCATCATCTGGAGCTGTTGCTGGTGCTGCGAAAGCCTCACCTGAATCTTCTGATACATCAGGCAATACTAATTCACTGCTACCACTGCCTCCAGGAAGGGTGGGTACTGTCCCACCTGGAATGCCTCCTTTGAAGCCTCCTCCTGGCAGAGCAGATCCTCTTCCTCCTGAACCTCCTGCGCCAATTAGGGACAgtcctcctccaccacctccTGTCCCAAGTAGGGCCAGTCCTCCACCACCTCCTGCTCCACCTCCCTTTATGAAACCTGCTTCTGCCAATGTAGGTGCCCGGCCTCCTGGACCTCCACCACCACCTGTACCTCCTGGCACCAAACCAGGTCCTCACCCCCCTCCTCCTCCAAATAGTGGTCTTGCTCCTCCTAGGCCACCTCCACCAATGCCCTTAGGTTCCAAGATGCCTCGACCACCAAGTGGACCACAACGAACATTTAATGCTATCTCTGGTGAGGGATCTGGCTCAGAGGGTGATGCCAACGCTCCTAAAGCCAAACTAAAGCCATTTTTCTGGGATAAAGTTGCAGCTAACCCTGATCATTCAATGGTCTGGAATCAGATTAAATCCGGATCATTCCA GTTCAATGAGGAGATGATAGAAACTCTGTTTGGGTATGCATCTGTtgacaagaataaaaatgataaaaagaaagagcCCTCTACACAGGATCCCGTGGCTCAGTATATTCAAATCCTTGATCCCAAGAAAGCACAAAATTTAGCAATCCTTTTGCGGGCATTGAATGTGACCACTGAAGAAGTTTGTGATGCACTTCGTGAAG GAAATGAGCTCCCTGTTGAACTCCTTCAAACTTTATTGAAGATGGCGCCAACAGCAGATGAAGAACTCAAACTTAGACTGTTCAATGGTGAACTTTCTCAACTTGGTCCCGCTGAGCGGTTCCTGAAAGTCTTGGTTGACATCCCATTTGCTTTTAAACGAATGGAAGCGCTGCTTTTTATGTGCTCTCTTAATGAGGAGGTTATTGTCACTAGAGAGTCCTTTGAAACATTAGAG GTTGCTTGCAAGGAACTCAGAAGTAGTCGCCTATTCCTCAAGCTTTTAGAAGCTGTTCTTAAAACCGGAAATCGCATGAATGATGGGACATTCCGTGGTGGTGCACAAGCTTTCAAACTTGACACACTTTTGAAGTTATCAGATGTTAAAGGAGTAGATGGCAAGACCACACTATTGCACTTTGTTGTCCAAGAAATAATACGCACTGAAGGTTTAAGAGCTGCCCGTGTTGCAAGGGAGAGCAAAAGTTTTAACAGCATCAAATCTGATGATCTTCTTGAGGACGTTTCACCTGATACGGAAGAGCACTACCGCAGCCTTGGTCTTCAGGTGGTTTCCCGTCTGAGTGGTGAACTTGAAAATGTCAAGAAAGCAGCAGTTCTTGATGCTGAAAACTTAACAGGAACTGTTGCCAAACTTGGCCATGCAATCCTAAAAACACGGGATTTCTTGAACTCAGAGATGAAGAGTACAGAGGAAGAAAGTGGTTTTCGTGAAACATTAAAGAGTTTTGTGCAGAATGCTGAGGTTGATGTCATGTCGTTGCTcgaggaagaaaagagaataatgGCTTTGGTGAAGAGCACTGGCGATTATTTTCATGGAAATGCACAGAAGGATGAGGGCTTACGCTTGTTTGCCATTGTACGAgattttttgataattttagaTAAGGTGTGCAAAGAGGTTAGAGATGCCCCAAGGAAGCCAGCAAAAGCACAGACAAAACCCGTGTCCAATGCATCATCTTCCTCTGAGTCTCGTTTTGAACCACCTTCTTCTGATCCTCGTCAGAAGCTTTTTCCTGCAATTGCTGAGAGAAGGATGGACGATTCTAGTTCTAGTTCAGATGACGAGAGTTAA
- the LOC18593695 gene encoding histone H2A.6, with amino-acid sequence MAGRGKTLGSGASKKATSRSSKAGLQFPVGRIARFLKAGKYAERVGAGAPVYLAAVLEYLAAEVLELAGNAARDNKKTRIVPRHIQLAVRNDEELSKLLGDVTIANGGVMPNIHNLLLPKKTGTSSKASGADED; translated from the exons ATGGCGGGTCGGGGCAAAACTCTCGGGTCCGGAGCGTCGAAGAAGGCGACATCGAGGAGTAGCAAGGCCGGGCTTCAGTTTCCCGTGGGTCGTATCGCTCGGTTCCTTAAGGCTGGGAAATATGCAGAGCGGGTCGGAGCTGGAGCTCCTGTTTACCTCGCCGCCGTTCTTGAATATCTTGCCGCTGAG GTTCTTGAGCTTGCCGGTAATGCAGCCAGAGACAACAAGAAAACCAGAATTGTGCCACGTCACATCCAGCTCGCCGTAAGAAACGATGAGGAGCTGAGCAAGCTACTCGGAGACGTAACAATTGCCAATGGTGGTGTGATGCCTAACATCCACAACCTCCTCCTCCCCAAGAAAACCGGAACCTCCTCCAAGGCTTCCGGAGCTGATGAAGATTAG